AATAATGACGTTATCCTCTCCCTGCTTGGTCAGCGCGCGGAGCAGCGGAAAGACCTGGCCGTGGAGTGGATGGTGAGGGGCTGTGACTTGAAGGAATTGGCGCTGTGGGTCATGCCGGTCTGTAGTTTGTTGGTCAGAGTGCAGAGCAGTACGAGCGCAACCGGGCCTGCTTGCAGGACAACCGTGCCAGAGCCGAGGCGCGATGCGCCGTGCGAGACCAGCGATCCTGGCGGAGTTGGTCATGTGCGCCCATTGTGGCACACGCCTGGGGTGAATTATCACGATAGTAAAGCGCGCCTGCACACGTATGACTGCGTGCTGCGGCACAATTGCTATGAGGAGTCCAGATGTCAACATGTGGCCGGTCCCTGCCTGGATGCCTTTGTCTGCCAGCAGATCCTTGCCGCGCTGGAGCCAGCCGCTTTGGAGCAGGTGAGCGATCGGGTACAAGCCCCGCTGGAAGGGTTACCTCCTGGAGCCGGTAAGGGGAGTTGCCAGAAGGTTCCGGGTGCACGTTCCGCACACGAGGGGGCGCACACCCTCAGCCTCTAAAGCGGTAGCCCACGCCACGCACCGTCTGCACCAGTATGGGGTTGGCGGGATCTTCTTCAAGTTTTTCGCGCAGCCAGCGAATATGCACATCCACTGTGCGTGTGTCGCCTGCAAAGTCGTAGCCCCAGACATGTTCCAGCAGGCGATCACGAGTCAGGACCGTACCGCGATGCCGCAGTAGATAGACCAGCAAATCAAACAGCCGGGCGGATATCTCAATCTGACGCTCGCCAATGGTCACTTCGCGGCGATCAAGGTCCACACGCAAATCGCCAACCAGCAGCACCCGACTCTCGTCTCGCAGGGTCACGCCAGACATGCCATCTGAACGTGGCTCGGTCCGGCGCAGCAGAGCACGCACGCGAGCGCGCAGCTCGCTCCAGCTAAAGGGCTTGGTCACGTAATCATCCGCACCCAATTCCAGCCCCACCACTTTATCTGTCTCTTCAGCGCGCGCGGTCAGCATCAGAATGGGTACCGAGGAAGTCTCGTTGCGCCTGCGCAGTTGCCGACAAACCTCCAGCCCATCCATCACGGGTAGCATCAGGTCAAGCAGCACGAGATCAAGGCGACTATGCTGAGCTATATCTAGTGCCGTTGCCCCATCGCCTGCTGTCAGCACCTCGTAGCCTTCCGCCCGCAGGTTATAGACAATGGTATCGCGTAAGATGAGCTCATCTTCCACGATCAGGATCGTCCGCTGCATCACTGTAGCGATTCCCTTTCTTCATTGGGATGCTGTATCGTTGTCCCATATTGGCTTGCCCGTCTCTCTGCTTACTGGTATCATGTCTGAGCATATTTCCCATCAGTTCAACTCTTCAATCTCACCTGTGACCATATATATCACGTCTTCACAAATATTGGTTACGCGGTCTCCGATGCGCTCCAGATCATGCGCCACAAAGAGCAAGCTCGTTGCCTGGGGTACATTATCGGCATTGCGCATGCAAACCAACAACTCGTCAAAGGTCTGGCGATAGAGGTGATCGACCTCATCATCGCGCATACAAATCTCGCGGGCAGCCACGATATTCACGTCCACAAAAGCTTGAATGGCGTCGCGCACTTGCTGGCGAATCAGCTTTGCCATTTCCGGCAGATCAACAACCGCCTTGACTGGTGCTTGTTTGGAAAGCCTGATGGCGTTTTTGGCAACGCCAACCGCATGATCGCCCATCCGTTCCAGTTCGTTAATCACCAACTGGATTGTGACCAACTCGCGCAGGTCACGAGCAACAGGCGCCTGACGAGCCATCACCCCAAAAGTCTTGTTGCGGATCGTTCGTTGGTGTTCGTTAACCGTCGCATCGCCGTCGATGACCTGCTGAGCAAGATCCACATCGCGCTGAATCAGCGCCTGTACGGAGTTGGCAACGGCAGCCTCCACCAGTGTTGCCATCAGCACCACTGCCTCTTCTAGTTCCTGCAATTCATGATGAAAAGCGTCTCGTGTCATTCATGCGCTCCTTAACCGAACCGCCCGGTGATATAATCTTCAGTCCGCGTATCGGTGGGCCGCGAGAAGATCGTCGTTGTCAGGCCAATTTCAACCAGCTCGCCCAGCAGGAAGAAGCCGGTCCGATCAGAAACCCGTGCTGCCTGCTGCATGTTATGCGTAACCATCACAATGGTATACACGCGCTTCAGGTCTTCGATGGTCTGCTCAATCTTCAGTGTGGCGATGGGATCCAACGCAGAACACGGCTCATCCATCAAGATGACCTCCGGCGCTACTGCCAGCGCACGCGCAATGCACAGCCGCTGCTGCTGACCACCCGAAAGCCCCATCGCGCTAGTTTTCAAGCGGTCCTTCACCTCATCCCAGAGCGCCGCTCCGCGCAGGCTACGCTCGACCATCTCAGTGATTTCTCGCGGGCGGCGCCTGCCCTGGCACCGCAAGCCATAAGCGACATTCTCAAAAATAGACTTTGGGAACGGATTGGGTCGCTGAAAGATCATCCCTACTCGCTGGCGCAGATGCACCAGGTCCATATCGGGGCCGTAAATATCTTGATTATCCAAGAGGATCAGCCCTTCTACCCGCGCTCCTGGAGTCAGGTCGTGCAGACGGTTGAGCGCCCGCAAGAAGGTTGATTTGCCACAACCAGATGGACCGATCAGCGCTGTCACTTGATTAGCAGGGATCGTCAGGCTAACGTTTTTGATCGCGTGGCGCTTGCCATAGTAAATATTGAGGCCCTCTGTGAGCATCTTGATCTGCCCATCCTCTCCTGGGCGAATAGGTGCTTCGCCATCATCGGTTGGTTGCGTGCTCTGGGTAAGCACCGATGGGACCACCTCCTTAGGCAAGCGAGGAGGCTGCTGAACCAGCCCATCCAGCGATTTCGAGGCCGCTCCTGATGTCGAGATATTATCCATGAATAGTCCCCCTGCTCCTCTTTTAACCGAAGCGCCCGGTAATATAATCCTCTGTCTCCTTCTGTTGGGGACGAGAGAAGAGTTGCCCGGTTTCCCCTGTTTCAACCAGGCGGCCTAACAAGAAAAAGGCGGTACGTTCTGCCACACGCGCAGCTTGTTGCATATTATGTGTCACGATCACGATAGTGTAGGTGCTCTTCAATTTGATAATCAAATCTTCTATTTGTAGCGTGGATTGCGGGTCCAACGCCGAGCAGGGTTCATCCATGAGCAGCACCTTCGGCTCAACCACAATGGCACGCGCAATACACAGACGCTGCTGCTGCCCTCCAGAAAGGGATGCTGCCGAGGCATCGAGCCGATCCTTCACCTCATCCCAGAGCGCTGCACCGTGCAGGCTTTGCTCTACTAATTCCGCCAGTGCCTTTCCACGTGCCAGACCATTGAGACGCGCTCCAATGGCGACGTTCTCAAAAATACTGCGGGTGGGCAGCGGATTTGGCTG
The DNA window shown above is from Ktedonobacterales bacterium and carries:
- a CDS encoding response regulator transcription factor; translation: MQRTILIVEDELILRDTIVYNLRAEGYEVLTAGDGATALDIAQHSRLDLVLLDLMLPVMDGLEVCRQLRRRNETSSVPILMLTARAEETDKVVGLELGADDYVTKPFSWSELRARVRALLRRTEPRSDGMSGVTLRDESRVLLVGDLRVDLDRREVTIGERQIEISARLFDLLVYLLRHRGTVLTRDRLLEHVWGYDFAGDTRTVDVHIRWLREKLEEDPANPILVQTVRGVGYRFRG
- the phoU gene encoding phosphate signaling complex protein PhoU; translated protein: MTRDAFHHELQELEEAVVLMATLVEAAVANSVQALIQRDVDLAQQVIDGDATVNEHQRTIRNKTFGVMARQAPVARDLRELVTIQLVINELERMGDHAVGVAKNAIRLSKQAPVKAVVDLPEMAKLIRQQVRDAIQAFVDVNIVAAREICMRDDEVDHLYRQTFDELLVCMRNADNVPQATSLLFVAHDLERIGDRVTNICEDVIYMVTGEIEELN
- the pstB gene encoding phosphate ABC transporter ATP-binding protein PstB, producing the protein MDNISTSGAASKSLDGLVQQPPRLPKEVVPSVLTQSTQPTDDGEAPIRPGEDGQIKMLTEGLNIYYGKRHAIKNVSLTIPANQVTALIGPSGCGKSTFLRALNRLHDLTPGARVEGLILLDNQDIYGPDMDLVHLRQRVGMIFQRPNPFPKSIFENVAYGLRCQGRRRPREITEMVERSLRGAALWDEVKDRLKTSAMGLSGGQQQRLCIARALAVAPEVILMDEPCSALDPIATLKIEQTIEDLKRVYTIVMVTHNMQQAARVSDRTGFFLLGELVEIGLTTTIFSRPTDTRTEDYITGRFG
- the pstB gene encoding phosphate ABC transporter ATP-binding protein PstB, whose protein sequence is MSIQVRNLDAWYGKKQSLYNINLSINPQGVTAMIGPSGCGKSTFVRCLNRMHEEVPGARVAGTVEVEGADIYDRSIRPMYVRRHIGMVFQQPNPLPTRSIFENVAIGARLNGLARGKALAELVEQSLHGAALWDEVKDRLDASAASLSGGQQQRLCIARAIVVEPKVLLMDEPCSALDPQSTLQIEDLIIKLKSTYTIVIVTHNMQQAARVAERTAFFLLGRLVETGETGQLFSRPQQKETEDYITGRFG